The genomic DNA GGGCCTTGAGGGTCGGGGCGGCCCGGGCGATGGCGGTGATGATCGCCGGGCCCGTCGCCCGGTACTGGGCGGGGGGCAACGGCGCCGTGGTGGTTGTCGGCGCGCAGGCGGGGAGGAGGGCCAGGAGAGCGAGGGGAAGAGCACGTACGGAAGTCATAGAAATTCCTTCTGAGCGGTCAGGAGCAATTTGGTCCTCGTCGGGCGGCGGCAGTCGGTGGCAGCAGCGCTTACCCACCACAACACCAGTTTATACCTATGGTTATTATCGCCATCGTGACTGTACGTCAAGCGCTCGGGCGTTCGACGCTTGAGGGATGCCTCTATCGAACAAGCCGCCGAGTGCTTCGCGGAAGCTATTTGCGGAGCGACTGAGGGCGGAGCGGAAGGCGAGGCGCCTGTCCCTGGAAGACCTAGGGGAGCTGTCGGGCCTGTCCTGGAATTACATTGGTCAGGTCGAACGCAGCCAGCGTAACGTCAGCGTGGACCACATGGATGCCCTGGCAAGAGCACTGGGTGTCCAGCTCTATGAGCTCTTGATGGCAGATGCAGCGCCGATGGGGGCGAGAGGGTCGCTCGATGCCACGTCGTAAGAAATCCTCGGAAGTGTTGATTCCAGGCATGCAGGGTCGCAATATGATTGGTAGCACCCTCCGACGGTTACGTAAGGAGGCGTCTCCTCCTCTTTCACTCCAGGAATTCTGCGCCCTCGTGAAAGATCGCTGTGGCTTAGGCAT from Deinococcus planocerae includes the following:
- a CDS encoding helix-turn-helix domain-containing protein, with amino-acid sequence MPLSNKPPSASRKLFAERLRAERKARRLSLEDLGELSGLSWNYIGQVERSQRNVSVDHMDALARALGVQLYELLMADAAPMGARGSLDATS